The Salicibibacter halophilus DNA window GGCGATCGTTTTTTTAATAAGCGCAGTCGCTTTATTCCTGTCTATGTATGATTCTGTTGTTTTTAGTATCTTAATCGGTATCACTGCTTGTTTGTTCAGCTTTACTACCATCTACTTGAAAGCGTTGGTGATCGACAGAATAGCGACAAGGAAATCACCGGGGATTGCTTCATATCTGGTGACGGTGTTTGGGCTTGTGATTCGGTATGGTCTAATAGTTTTGATTGTCGCCCTTGCCCTTATTTTTTCCGATCTGTTTCATTTGCTCGCTATTTTGGCAGGGTACGCCGTGCTTTATATCTATGTAATGATGGATATGTTCCTACAATTACAAAAAGAGAGGTGAACAACGTGCATGAGGATTTAACCTTGACCTGGACGATCGGCGGGTTTGATCTGCATTTTAGCTTTTCCGTCATATTCATGACGACCATCGCCGCGCTCATCGTAGCGATTTTCAGCATTGTTGGCGCGAGAAAGCTGGCGATGCGTCCGACCGGTTTGCAAAACTTCATTGAGTGGGTCATGGATTTTTCACGCTACATCATTACATCCAACATGGCCTGGGAAAAAGGCGGGAAATTTATTGTATTGGCTTACACACTCTTGTTTTATATATTTGTAGCCAATATGCTGGGGATTCCATTTGAACTGGCCACAGAAACGGATCATTATGTGCTGTGGAATTCACCAACATCGGACCCTGTGCTTACCCTTACGATGGCTGCATTTGTGATTATTCTCACGCACATCTATGGGTTTAGGATGCGGGGAGCGAAGGAGTATTTTGCCGATTACTTTCGTCCGTCACCGATTCTTTTGCCGTTTAAGCTTATTGAGGAAGTATCAAACTTCCTGACGCTGGGATTGCGTTTGTTCGGCAATATTTTTGCAAAAGAACTTGTTACGGTTATGATCGTAACACTTGCATTTGCAGGGACAGTAGGGTTTGTACTAGCTTGGATTCCGTTAGCCCCTTGGCTGGCGTTCAGTATTTTCCTAGGTGCTTTGCAAGCGTTCATTTTTGCTATGCTTTCGATGGTTTATATGGCACACAAAGTTGAATCGCATTAAGGACATGAATAACGATTTCCCATTCCGAGAGTCACTTTCTGACCTCTGGTAACATGGGTATGTTATCAATAATATTTTGTATTACATTAAAGGAGGATGCATCCAATGGCTCAATTGGCAGCAGGGATTGCAGCAGGACTCGCGGCTATCGGCGGAGCTATCGGCGTCGCGATTATCGTAAAAGCAGTTTTGGAAGGAGTAGCTCGTCAACCGGAACTAAGAGGATCATTACAAACGTTAATGTTCATTGGTATTCCGCTTGCAGAAGCCGTCCCGATCATCGCCATCGCGATTTCTTTCATGTTGGTATTCGGCATCGGCGGATAATAGATCATGCTATTGGAATGGCGATGACGTTTCCCAGGGGAACCTTCGCCATTCCTTATGTATCACAGGAAGGAGTGAGTTAGGGAATGGATACGATGGAGTTCATAGCGGATATTCAATGGGGCAATGCATTATACCAATTGCTTATCTTTTCATTGCTCCTTTGGGTTGTCAGCCGCTGGGCGTTAAAACCACTTCTCGGAGTTATGAAAAAACGTGAACAGCAAGTGAATGATAACTTGGATAATGCGGAAAAAAACCGTGTGGAAGCTGAAGAATATTTGGAACAGCAACGTGAGGAATTGAAACAAGCGCGTGAAGAAACGCAAGCGATGATTGATAACGCCACTAAAATGAGCGAGCAGCAAGGGAAAGAAATTATTGACAACGCAAAAGAAGAAGCTGAACGGCTAAAAGAATCAGCTGTTGCCGATATCAACCGAGAGAAAGAACAAGCGTTGGAATCCGTTCGAGATCAAGTCGCCAGCCTTTCAGTAGCGATTGCTACGAAGGTGATCGAAAAAGAATTGGATGAAAACGAACAAGAGAAGCTGATTGACAGCTATTTAAAAGAAGTTGGTAACGAATGAGTGCACCGGCGGCAGTAGCTAACCGTTATGCGAAGGCGCTTTTTGAACTGGCGAATGAAAAAGGCGTGATTGAGCAGGTAAACGAAGAACTGCACGGCGTTCAAACTGTCTTTCATTCCGTGCCGGATTTGCAGCAAGTCATGGCGCATCCGAAGATGTCAGCGGGT harbors:
- a CDS encoding ATP synthase subunit I, which encodes MPLLRHRIKHYYWVVAIVFLISAVALFLSMYDSVVFSILIGITACLFSFTTIYLKALVIDRIATRKSPGIASYLVTVFGLVIRYGLIVLIVALALIFSDLFHLLAILAGYAVLYIYVMMDMFLQLQKER
- the atpB gene encoding F0F1 ATP synthase subunit A, with translation MNNVHEDLTLTWTIGGFDLHFSFSVIFMTTIAALIVAIFSIVGARKLAMRPTGLQNFIEWVMDFSRYIITSNMAWEKGGKFIVLAYTLLFYIFVANMLGIPFELATETDHYVLWNSPTSDPVLTLTMAAFVIILTHIYGFRMRGAKEYFADYFRPSPILLPFKLIEEVSNFLTLGLRLFGNIFAKELVTVMIVTLAFAGTVGFVLAWIPLAPWLAFSIFLGALQAFIFAMLSMVYMAHKVESH
- the atpE gene encoding F0F1 ATP synthase subunit C, which encodes MAQLAAGIAAGLAAIGGAIGVAIIVKAVLEGVARQPELRGSLQTLMFIGIPLAEAVPIIAIAISFMLVFGIGG
- the atpF gene encoding F0F1 ATP synthase subunit B, yielding MDTMEFIADIQWGNALYQLLIFSLLLWVVSRWALKPLLGVMKKREQQVNDNLDNAEKNRVEAEEYLEQQREELKQAREETQAMIDNATKMSEQQGKEIIDNAKEEAERLKESAVADINREKEQALESVRDQVASLSVAIATKVIEKELDENEQEKLIDSYLKEVGNE